TACCCGCAAGATCAAGGAACACTTCAAGAACGTGGGCAAGGAAATCAACATCAAGTACTTCGACCCCAGCTACATGGTCCGCAGCACCCCGGCAAAGGGTACCGACGCCATCTTCTGCTTCCAGCTTGCTGAAGCTGCAGTACATGCAGGCATGGCCGGCAAGACCGACATGGTCGTGGGCAGCATGAACAACGTGTTCTCTCACGTGCCTATCGAATACGCTGTCAGCGAACGTAAGAAGATCAACCCCAACGGAACCCTGTGGCACGCTGTGCTGGGCATGACCCGTCAGCAGGACTACTTCTCCGGTAAGGGCAAGGGTCACAAGTAATCCTTAAAAAATCGAGATTGGGGCAAAAACAAACCTCAAGAATGAAGAAGCTCCTTGTCATCCTACTGTTGCTAGCCGCATGGGCCAACGCAAACGAAGACCTTCGTGTTGCGGATTCCTGCTACGCAGCCAGAGCGGAAAGGGCTAACGGAGACAAGGCCAGCAGCAAGAATGCAAAGCTCATGGTCGAAAGCTACAAGAAGGCCATGAGCGACACTACCGTTCTTGAAGAGGCAACCACTGGTTACATCAGAAGCCTCTACTTCAGTTTCAGATTCGTCCCCTTCGACAAGAAGCAGCGCAAGAGCAAGCTGGATTTTCTAAAAGTTGAAAGCGAAAACGCCTATAGAAAATATTCCAAGAACAAGGAACTGGCCCACATCTACGTTTCCGTCCTTTCCATCTGGGGCAATGAACGTGGGGCTCTTAAATCCGTGAAGGAAGGCGTGGCCACCACAGTGCGTGACGTTGCCACCGCAGCGGAAGACTGGCAGGTCCTGGGCCGCGCCCACTTTGTCCTGCCTTACGTTCCCCTAGTTCTTCCCTGGCCCGACAAGAAACTTTCCGACAAGTACTTGACCATGGCCATGCAGCAGGACCCCAAGGACCTGTACAACTACTTCTTCCTGGCGGAACTTCGCTTTGACCAGAAGCGCTACGCAGACGCCCTCAACCTGATCGAGCGTGGCCTCTCCCGAGGAATCCGCACCAGCTTCTTCATGGAAGACAAGCGCGCCCGCTGGCACCTGAAGGAACTGCAGAAGAAGATCAACGAAAAACTGGACAAGAAATAATCTTGATTCGCCCGGCCTCGACGAAATCTGAAAAAAAACTAAATTAAAAAGCCCCGCGATCGCGGAGCTTTTTAATTACGAAGTACGAGACTTATAGTCACGGCGGAGCCGCCTAACTAATTTTCATAATTCATAATTATAAAAAGCCTTGGGCTTTTTTATTTATGCCTGTGCCTGAACTGCAGTGAGAGCGATGGTGTAGACGATGTCTTCCACCAAGGCGCCACGGCTCAAATCGTTCACCGGCTTTGCCAAGCCCTGGAGCATGGGGCCGATTGCGATGGTGCCCTGAGCGGATCGCTGCACAGCCTTGTAACCGATGTTACCGGCAGAAAGATCCGGGAACACGAATACAGTAGCCTTGCCAGCCACTGCGGAGCCCGGAGCCTTGAGGGAGCCAACGCTGGGAGTGGTTGCAGCATCATACTGCAGCGGGCCATCGAGAGCCATGTCGGGGCGAGCAGCCTTAGCGATTGCGGTAGCTTCCTTAACGAGGTCCGCGTCCGGACCCTTGCCGGAATTGATGGTGCTGTAGGAGAGCATTGCCACGCGGCTGGGGAGGCCGAAGGCCTTCGCAGTGTCGTCGCACTGGAGAGCGATACCGGCAAGTTCTTCTGCGGTGGGGTTCAGATTGATGGCGCAGTCGCCGTACACATAAGTCTGGCCCGGCAGGCACATGAAGAACACGGAGCTCACGGACTTGACACCCGGGGCAGTCTTGATGATCTGGAGGGCCGGGCGGAGAGTATCAGCGGTAGAATGGATGGCGCCAGAAACGAGGCCGTCCACTTCACCCATCTTAAGCATCATGGTACCCAGCATCACGTTGTCAGCGAGAGCGGCGCGGGCAGCTTCTTCAGTCATGCCCTTGGCCTTACGGAGTTCAACGAGAGTGGGAACATACTTTTCAGCAAGTTCTGCGCTGGGTTCGATAATTTCAATGTTAGCCGGAAGCTTAACGCCCTTTTCCTTGGCGACAGCTTCGATTTCAGACTTCTTACCGATGAGAACCGGCACTGCGATGCCGCGTTCAACAGCGAGAGCTGCTGCCTGGACGGTACGGGGTTCGGAACCTTCCGGAAGAACGATGCGCTTCACGGACTTGGAAGCCTTCTGGAGAAGACCTGCGCGGAACATAGCCTGAGAGGTCTTGCGTTCAGCAGCGGGTTCAGCAAGGTTGCGGGCAATGCACTTGGGGCAATGCATAATGCGGTTGGGGCAGTACAAATCTGCGTCATCGTCACCGCAGAAAATCTTTGCGTCGAGAGCGGTAGCCAGCTTATCGTTGTACTTGTAAGCGGCAGCAGCGCTCATGCCCTGGGCACCTTCAACCACAACAACGTCCACGGCGTCAAAATTCTGGGCGATAAAGTCAGCAGCGATCTTTTCCATGAGAACGGCACTTTCGCCGGACTTCAGCATTGCAACGGCAGCTTCGCCATTAACGGACGGCTTGTAGGTAGCGGCCTTGAGACCTGCAGCGGCAACAGCGTCGCATGCTTCCTTGACCTTGGCAGCCATATCGGCAGCGGCAACGAGATATACGCGATTCATAAAAAACTCCAATTTTAGTTCGTTTTTCTTGTTTTTACCCCTTAAAATTAAGATTTTACCCCCCTTTGTGGCACCCCGAAATTTCAAAAAAACACCTAATTTTTCAACCTTTCAGCCTCCACAAATTATTGTCCACAGTTCAATTTCGTAACTCATTGATGAGCAACAAGATGCGAAAAAGGCAAAAACCGACGTTTTTTATATAAAAGTTTACATTCCTTTAACTTAAGCCCCCTTTTACATTTGTAAATAAAAACTTATTTTTAGCCCCGAGATATTTTGGTTTTGTTTTGGTTTAGGGAAACCTATAGGAGAGATTGGATGAGGTTTGGAAACCTAATCCGGGGCTTGGCTTGTGGCCTAGCTCTGTTTGTCATTTCTGCGAACGCGCAAACCGTGGCAAAGGCCCACGTTGTATACGATGGGAAGGGTCTTTACTACGCTGATAACGAAGAGAACTTTAAGTTTAAGCCTCTTGAACAGAAAAGAGACGGTTCTTATCTTATTGAATTCAATGAAGAACGTTTGAAACCGTCTGCTATTGACGCACGTCGCCTGCGTTTCGGTCTGGATTGTACCGAAAACAAGAGCACCTGCGGCACCTACCTGTACAAGGACGATTCCGACCTTCCCTCCTTGAAGGAACTTTTCCCGGATTACGTTTACCAGGGAGAAGACCAGCCCGTTTACGATATTTGGATCAAGGTCACTGCCGACGGCGTTGAAATTTTGCCCGGCATTCCCGAAGAATTCGTGGTTCCTGATTCTGTAACCAAGACAATTATGCTTTACCCCTCCTGGACAAACACTTCCGCAATCATGTCCATGGATGGCGAAGAATACAAGATGATCGCCGCAGACACCAATTACTGCGGCTGGTTCGGAAAGACTGTTACGATCGTCCCCAAGGATGCTTATGTCTCCTTTAAGCAGACCATCGGCGATATGTACATCGGTAACGACGGTATTTCCCGCAAGCCCATTGAAATCCAGGACGAAATCCCGTTAGACTCCATCCTCTCCATTGGATCCGACACCATCTGGGTTTTGGCAAAGTTTGGTTTCCCGGAACTCCTCAGCGAATACCCGGAAGGCGAAAAGGGCGAATGCGCCAAGAAGAAGCTTCCCGTGATGATGTTTGACTGGCTCCATGGTGCAGGCTCCGATGAAGAAAACGCTAAGGCACAAGCAGGTACGACAAGCCAGGACTTCGGTACCGGCGGATGTAAGGGTGGCAACAGCGCCTACGACGCCCGCAAGGGAATGGTTGAAGAAAAGCTCGGCCCCAACGGAGTCCCCGTACGTGCAGCACACTTCCCGAAGGAATGTGAAATTACCGACCATCTTGACAACTGGTTCCTCCCTGAAGTTGTAGCAAAGGACGCTGCTGGCAACGAATACACCAACGTCACTTGCCGTGACCTTGAACTTGTTCTGGATACCGCAGGATTCTGGCTCGGCCAAAAAGACTTGGAAAGCCCTGAACACGGCATGTTCCTGTTGGACGATTTCAAGTATCTTGACGAAGCCAATACCGTTCCGAATCCGTACTACGACCAGCTCAGCGGAACCGCCTACGACAAGAACGGCAACGAAATCAAGTTGGAAAATCACAACTATGGTTTCACCATGAAGGTCCAGGCACAGTTCGAATATGTTCCTGGCCAGAAATTCGAATTCTTCGGTGACGACGACGTTTGGGTGTTCATCAACAACAAGCTCGTCGTAGACATCGGAGGTCAGCACCATCGTGTAAACGGCAAGGTAAATCTGGATACCATCGGCCATAACACTGGCGACACTCTGGTACCGGGCAAGACCTATCCGTTCCATATTTTCTACGCAGAACGTCACAAGGTTGAATCCAACTTCCGTATGCGCACGTCCATCGACCTGCGCTCCGACGCAAGCATTCTCCTCCAGAATCTTTCCGACGACCCGGAACTCATCAAGAAGGAAGTCTGGCAGAAGGTCAACGAACGTAAGCTGGCTTGCGACTTCTCCAGCAGCCCGGAAACTCAGAAGACCGAACGTGGTCCTTCCAACTTTATCCTTTTCGGCAAGAGCCTGCCCAAAAGCGGCGTACAGCTGAAGACTCTCGACTCCCTCTACTACAAGGGCATCAAGGTCCAGAACGACTTTACCGTCCTCTCCATCGATCTTGCTGCAATCGCCCGCGCACAAAGCCTGCCGCCGGGAACCTATTATGTACGCATCTCCCTGAAGGAAAATCCGGAAGAATACAAGGATGTCTACTTCACTATCGATCCGTATGCATTGCCGAACCTGGCGTTCGCAAGCGTGAAGGATTCCTCCTACAAGATTATTGACTTCGATACCAAGGACACCATCAACTATACACAGTTCTGGCAGCCCTTCGGCGACGAAATCAGCCGTAACGTCAGCAGCGATACCCTTCCCATTAATCTGGACAAAACCGAAAAGATGTGGGCCGGTCGCTCCTACCCGGTGAACATCATGTACGCCGAAGATTGGGCAACCATGTATAGCGGCATCGCAGTAAAGATTTCCGCTTCTACTCCGGCTCTTGTTCCCTGCGACTCCATGGGCAACCCCATTGACGAAGTCGCCCTCATGGACGGCCACGCAAAGTTCTTCATCAAGGCAACAGACGAAGTGGTCAATGGTGTTCTGACTATCAGTAGCGAAGGCTCCACCAACAAGTCTGTGGACTGGACCAAGATCAACATCGCCGTACCGCCGGTTCCCCAGGTTGAAGTCGCCTACATCTACGACCGCTCTGGTGACGGACGCGCCGACAGTATCTGGATCCACTTCGACAAGCCCCTCGGAGGCAATAGCGTTCTGGATTCCCTGAAGTTCATCTTCGGCGCCGCCTACAAGACTCCCTATGTGGCTAAGTACAACGAAGGCGACAGCGTAGCCGTGGTCTACACGGAAGAGGGCACAAACTTCGGTACCGCCATCTATACCGGCGGCGCAACCAAGCCCTACACCGGCAAGCTGGATATCTGGTACACTTACACGGATCCTGATAGCAAGAAGAAGATGATCTTCCCCGTGGAAGGCGCCCTTACGGATAGAGTCGGCCCAGTCATCGTGGCTGCAGAAGTCGTCTACATGACCGATGGCAACACTGTCCTCAACTTGTCCTTCAGCGAAGGCATCTCCGGCGAAAATGCAAATACCGAGCTCTTCCGCTTCCACTGCTGGAATGCAGACATCCTGGACTCCAACGTAAAGCAGGCAAGCGATATCGGTACCACTCCGGCAAACCAGTGGAAGCTGGTATTCCCCAAGGGTGCCGACACCGACATCGTTCCCGCTGTAGGCGACTCCGTTCGTTTCGTCCCGCCGCCAATGGGTGAAGCAATCGACCTCCTCGGCATCCAGCCTCACACTGACAATCCTTTCGTACGCATCACTGGTGAACAGAAGATTACCGTTTCCAGCCCGTCTATCGTCGAACTGGATCCTGCATCGCCCTCCTTCGACAGCGCACGCGTTATCGTAAGCAGCCCCAACGCAACAGTACCGAAGTTCATCGAAAGCGACAAACCGCTCACTGTTGACCAAGTTGCAAATAAGTACGGTGTACAGGGTCACTACCTCAGCGACCTCGACATGGGTACTCTCGTGGAAAACGAGATCGCAGAAATCGTGAAGGCCGTACAGTCTACACCGAGCTACATTGATAAGAAGGCAGCCTCCGACGCAGGCGTTTCCCAGACTTACACCATTGAGCAGATCATCACCATGGTGCAAAGCGGTGAAATGAGCATCGAGCAGGCAAAGAAACGCTTCGGCCTCGACGCCACCATCGTCAACGCCTACAAGAACGGTCTGCTCACTGCACAGAACGTACACAACTACGCCAACGGAAGCGAAGCCCAGATCGAAGCAATCGTTGACTCCGTAGCAAACCACACGGAAATGTACTACAAGGCTATCTACTACAGCAGCCTTGGTCAGTACGTCAACGACGACACCGGCGTCATCCGCTGTAGCGACAAGGTATTCTCCGATACCGAAAACAAGACCTGCCGCGGTAGCAAGGGCCGTTTCTACCTGGCATGGAACATGCGCTCCGCAAATGGCGGCCTCGCTGCCACCGGAGTCTACATCGCACGTCTAGAATTGATAGTCCGCGTCAACGGCAGAATCCTTACCGACAGAACCCGAGACTTCCTCTGGGGCGTCCGTCGCGGCAAGGTCAAAGCCATGGATTTCGGCCTGTAGGCCTCGCTTATTAACAACCATTTTAAAGGAGGCGCCCCCAAGGGCGCCTTTTTTATTTTCCCTCGCCATCTTTCGTATAACATCAAAAAACGGAACTGATTTTCCCACAAAACACTTCTAACACATTTTCTTTCAAAAAACGGCCGTTTTTCGCTGTATTTTTACATTTTGAAAGCCTCGTAATGTTGTGATTTTCATCATAATAAGGTATTTTAGGACTTGATACTATGAATGTTTTTCCAGGGGTCAATGCTATAGATGTGGAGATCTGGTAGCCCCTGGTAGGAGAAAGATGGATGCGGTGTTATAATGTTTTAAAGGGTTTGACCCTTGTTCTCGCTTTTTGCGCTTCTTTTGCAATGGCCCAGGGCGGTAATGGCGGCCCCGGAGGAAACAAAAACAATAGCTATACGTTTACTGTCAACTATGATGGTGGATCCCCCTATTACAGGGATGCCCAGAACAATTGCAAAATCATTGGCCAGAAAAACGGAGTCTACACTTTAACCATAAACGGCAACGAAGGCACAACCGTCGCGTTGTTCAGTGATAACAAGTGCCAGACGTCCATCTACAATAAAAAAATCAGCGAAATTGTCGCAGCTGGTCAAACCACGGCGCAAATTACAATTCAAGCAGGAAACAAGCCTACTTCCTCATCCGCCATGGAACCGGCAAAACCCGCCTCCTCCTCTTCCATCAAATGGCCCACACCGGTAAGTAGCTCCTCCAAGAAGGGAGGCCAGCAACCCGGCGGCGCACAGCAGCCTTCCGGCAAGACTGTCATCCGCTTCCTCACTCCCTGGACAAATACTTCCGCAATCCTTTTCGTGAATGGCGAAACCTCTGCCACCATGACCAAGGTCAAGAACTACTGCGGTTGGTTCGAAACCAGCCTTAACGCACCTTCAACAGGTCTCAACGTCTACTTCAAGCAGACCATCGGCTTGAACTATGTGGGCGCCGAAGGCATGGTCAACAAGGAACCTACCTCAGCAAGCTTCATCAGCCTCGACTCCATCGCAGCCCTCACCGACACCATCTGGATTCAGGGTTATAAGAACGATGTCCCCGCACTCTTCGCAAAGTATCCTGGCGTTCTGGGCGAATGCCCCCTCAAGAAGTTCCCTGTAACCGTCTTCGACTGGCTCCATGGCGACAAGGGCGACGGTGCAAACGGCAATGGTGCATCCACTAACGGTGTCAGCGCAGACTTCGGTTCTGGCGGATGCGGCGGCAGCAATGCCAAGGACGACAAGGGTAACGGCTACATGAGAGGCATGGTGGAACCCAAGCTTGGCGCAAACGGAGTTCCTGTTCCTGCAACGAACTTCCCCGCCGATTGTAAGCTTACCACCCATCTCGACAAATGGTTCCTGCCGGAAGTAATCACCACCAAGAACGGCACCGATTACACCAACATGACCTGCCGTGACCTGTACATCTCCATGGACGACGAAGGTTTCTGGCTGGCAGAAGTCTCCTCCGACAAGATTTCCGAAGGTAACGAAAAGAACAAGGGCGGTATGTTCCTTGTGGACGACTTCCAGTTCCTTGACGAAGCACAGACCATCAAGAACCCCTATTACGACCGTCTCAACGGCAGCGGTGGTTACCATAACTTCGGTTTCGCTGTTAAGATCCAGGCAACCTTTGAGTATGTTCCGGGACAGTATTTCGACTTCTACGGTGACGACGACGTGTGGGTCTTTATTGACAACCGCCTGGCTGTAGATATCGGTGGTCAGCATCGTCAGGTTGCAGGCGCCGTAGACCTGGATACCATGGGTCTCAAGGTTGGTGAAACCTACAACTTCCACATCTTCTATGTAGAACGCCACGTAAGCTCCTCCAACTTCCGTATGCGTACTTCCATCGACCTGCAGGTGGACGCATCCATCTTTGTCACCTCCGACAGAAAAGGTTCCTCCACCAATTACGACATCTGGCAGATCAACAAGAAGAACAAGCTCTCCTGCGGTTACGATCCGAGCAACACCGAAGTGGACACCACCGGTGGCGCCTCCACGTTCCGCCTCACCGGCGGTAATCTGGAAGAACCTGAAATCCTAGGCATCGGAACTCATTACGAAGGCCTCAAGATTACCAGTGACTCCACCTTCTCCATTGACTCTGCCGCTATCGTGGACAATGCAGCCTTGGCTCCGGGCCACTACTACTTGGAAATTTCCTTGAAGTCTGACCCCAGCCAGACCACCATTATCGAAATTACCATTCCGTCCTACCCGCTCCCCAGCGTCGCCTTCGCAGACGAAAAGTGGAAAGTTCTGGGTAAGGAAATCTCCGGCAACCAGGCAACGATCGGTAGCTGGGCTTACGAAATCTATCCGGTGAACGTCACCTTCTACGAAGACCAGGCAACGGTCAACGACTATAACAGAAAGATCACCGTCAGTGCCTCCAGCCCGCTGATTGATATTATCGACGCCGATGGCAATCCCATTGCCAAGGTGACCTTGAACGACAAGGCTCAGGCAACCTTCTACATCCGTGCTAACGGCGAAGTTACCAATGCAACGATTACTGCAAAGGGTACAGCAGCTGCAGCTTCCTTCTGGAAGAACTTGAGCTTCAAGGAACCGCCGATTCCGCGTATCACTCTCGCCAAGATCTACGACCGTAATGGTGATGGCCGCGGCGACAGCCTCTACGCAAAGTTCGACAAGTCTTTCGACGATTCCAATATTCTTGACTCCATCCAGTTCACCTTTGGTGAAACCTTCAGCGTCATCAGCAGCAAGAATATCAAGAAGGTTTCCGGCAGCGAAATCATCGTCGTGACCGAAGGCGCCTGCGACACATCCTCTGCCTGCGGCTTTGGCTCCAGACAGTTCACCGGTGGCGAAAGCAGCACGCCCTACACCGGTAATATTTCCACCTGGGTTACCTATAAGGAAAATGGTAACAGTCACAAGCTGAAGACCACCAATGATCCTGTGGAAGACGGCATCGGTCCTATTATCGTAAAGGCAACCAAGGAAACCCTGCGCGACGGTAACCGCAAGGTCACTATCACTGTCAGCGAAGCTATTACCGACGACTCCCGCAAGGAATTCTACAAGCAAATGTTCGAATACATCTGCTTCCGTTCCGGCGAGAACAAGCAACCGGAAGATCCTGTACAGCAAGGTGGCAGCGGCAAGACAATTACCATTGTCTTCAGCCCCTCCACTCTGGATGCAGTATTCCCCACCGACGGCGACCAGATCCGTTTCGTTCCTGGAAAGTACGCCGAAGACTTTAACGGAAACGTTCCCCATAAGAACAATCCCTGGGTAACCATCATCGGCGACCAGGAACTGACCAACCAGAGTCCGGGACTTATCGCTGTTGGCGAAGACCCCTATGGAATCATCGCAAATGACGAACCCACCCAGCCCATTGTCATTACCGACACCAAGAAGGATGCACAGCAGATCGGTGACTCTCTCGGCGTTCAAGGTAACCTGATCGACTTCGACATTTCCAAGATCATGGCTGAACAAACTACGAAGGATGTTGCAAAGCTCGACGCCTACATCGCCAAGATTACAGGAGCCTCTTCGGCAGATACCACTTACGAAGTCTCCGAAAAGACTGAAGAAGAAGCTACCCAGCAGCTCTTCTCCGACATCATGACTGGCGATCTCAGCGCCGGCCTCAGTGTAGAAGTTATCGAAGCTATCCAGAAGGGTGAAATCACCAAGGATAACTACTCCAGCAAGATCAAGGGCGAAGACCTTGAAATCGTCAAGGAACTGATCCAGGCAAGTATCGAAAACAGCCGCGACTCTACAGCCATCATTACCCCTGCAACAGTCACTGGCTACGACGATATCTTCCAGCAGATTGCAAGTGGAGCCATTACTGAAAAGGAACTGAAGAAGGCAGGAATCAGCGAAACCCTCATCCAGGCAATCAAGGATGGCGTGCTGACTTCCTCCAATATCGAAAGCTACCGCAGTGGTGAAGAATCCCTGATTTCTGAAAACGCCGTGGTGCTGCAGTACCAGACCCGCTACTACGACCATCTCGGATCCTATGTAGGCGGCAAGGCTGGCACCATCAAGTGTACCGACGATATCTACGGAACTGGCGGCTGTCTCAACAGCAAGGGCAAGCTGTTCCTGGCCTGGAACATGCGTGACCAGAACGGCCGCTTGGCAGCAACCGGCGTCTACATCGCCCGCCTGGAAGTCAAGGTCAAGGTCAACGGCAAGACCACCATCGAGCAGACTCGTGACAAGCTCTGGGGCGTCCGCCGCGGCAAGACCAACAACCTGACCCTCGACTTCTAAGAGATGCAAGGGGCTTTGCCCCTTAGGCTCCAAGGCTTACACATCACTCAGAACTTCTCAAAAAAAAGACCTCGCATTTCTGCGAGGCCTTTTTAATTTCGTAGCGTGAACGCCGCCGATATTACAGAACCTTAAATCGTATTGAACTGTTCAGTAATATCTTCGTTGTCCTTGTCGTACATCCAGTACTGGTTCACATGAGCGTGGTCATCTTCCACCAGGTGGATCTTGATGGCGTGCTTATGTTCCAGGTAGTTGTACACCAGGCATTCGTTCTTGCAGAGTTCATCCACAACAGCGGGGCTTACAACCAAAGTAATTTCGCGCATGCGACCCTTGGCGTGAGCACGGCCGAGCCAACGGTCGATCATGCCGAGAGTACCGGTGAGGGTACCGATGCGGCCACCGCCACAGCAAACGGAGCAGACTTCGGTCTTTTCAGTCATGAGGTTCACGCGGACGCGCTTACGGGTCACTTCCATCAAGCCGAACTGGCTAATGGGAGACGGACTGATAGGAGCCTTGTCGCGACGGATTGCCTTACGGAATTCCTGGTAGACGCTTTCGCGGACAGAGTCATCTTCAATTTCGGGGAACTTGATGATGATAAGACCGCCCACGTCACGGAGACGGAGCTGCTTTGCGATTTCATGGCAGGCTTCGTT
This DNA window, taken from Fibrobacter sp., encodes the following:
- the pta gene encoding phosphate acetyltransferase; this encodes MNRVYLVAAADMAAKVKEACDAVAAAGLKAATYKPSVNGEAAVAMLKSGESAVLMEKIAADFIAQNFDAVDVVVVEGAQGMSAAAAYKYNDKLATALDAKIFCGDDDADLYCPNRIMHCPKCIARNLAEPAAERKTSQAMFRAGLLQKASKSVKRIVLPEGSEPRTVQAAALAVERGIAVPVLIGKKSEIEAVAKEKGVKLPANIEIIEPSAELAEKYVPTLVELRKAKGMTEEAARAALADNVMLGTMMLKMGEVDGLVSGAIHSTADTLRPALQIIKTAPGVKSVSSVFFMCLPGQTYVYGDCAINLNPTAEELAGIALQCDDTAKAFGLPSRVAMLSYSTINSGKGPDADLVKEATAIAKAARPDMALDGPLQYDAATTPSVGSLKAPGSAVAGKATVFVFPDLSAGNIGYKAVQRSAQGTIAIGPMLQGLAKPVNDLSRGALVEDIVYTIALTAVQAQA
- a CDS encoding fibro-slime domain-containing protein; translation: MRFGNLIRGLACGLALFVISANAQTVAKAHVVYDGKGLYYADNEENFKFKPLEQKRDGSYLIEFNEERLKPSAIDARRLRFGLDCTENKSTCGTYLYKDDSDLPSLKELFPDYVYQGEDQPVYDIWIKVTADGVEILPGIPEEFVVPDSVTKTIMLYPSWTNTSAIMSMDGEEYKMIAADTNYCGWFGKTVTIVPKDAYVSFKQTIGDMYIGNDGISRKPIEIQDEIPLDSILSIGSDTIWVLAKFGFPELLSEYPEGEKGECAKKKLPVMMFDWLHGAGSDEENAKAQAGTTSQDFGTGGCKGGNSAYDARKGMVEEKLGPNGVPVRAAHFPKECEITDHLDNWFLPEVVAKDAAGNEYTNVTCRDLELVLDTAGFWLGQKDLESPEHGMFLLDDFKYLDEANTVPNPYYDQLSGTAYDKNGNEIKLENHNYGFTMKVQAQFEYVPGQKFEFFGDDDVWVFINNKLVVDIGGQHHRVNGKVNLDTIGHNTGDTLVPGKTYPFHIFYAERHKVESNFRMRTSIDLRSDASILLQNLSDDPELIKKEVWQKVNERKLACDFSSSPETQKTERGPSNFILFGKSLPKSGVQLKTLDSLYYKGIKVQNDFTVLSIDLAAIARAQSLPPGTYYVRISLKENPEEYKDVYFTIDPYALPNLAFASVKDSSYKIIDFDTKDTINYTQFWQPFGDEISRNVSSDTLPINLDKTEKMWAGRSYPVNIMYAEDWATMYSGIAVKISASTPALVPCDSMGNPIDEVALMDGHAKFFIKATDEVVNGVLTISSEGSTNKSVDWTKINIAVPPVPQVEVAYIYDRSGDGRADSIWIHFDKPLGGNSVLDSLKFIFGAAYKTPYVAKYNEGDSVAVVYTEEGTNFGTAIYTGGATKPYTGKLDIWYTYTDPDSKKKMIFPVEGALTDRVGPVIVAAEVVYMTDGNTVLNLSFSEGISGENANTELFRFHCWNADILDSNVKQASDIGTTPANQWKLVFPKGADTDIVPAVGDSVRFVPPPMGEAIDLLGIQPHTDNPFVRITGEQKITVSSPSIVELDPASPSFDSARVIVSSPNATVPKFIESDKPLTVDQVANKYGVQGHYLSDLDMGTLVENEIAEIVKAVQSTPSYIDKKAASDAGVSQTYTIEQIITMVQSGEMSIEQAKKRFGLDATIVNAYKNGLLTAQNVHNYANGSEAQIEAIVDSVANHTEMYYKAIYYSSLGQYVNDDTGVIRCSDKVFSDTENKTCRGSKGRFYLAWNMRSANGGLAATGVYIARLELIVRVNGRILTDRTRDFLWGVRRGKVKAMDFGL
- a CDS encoding fibro-slime domain-containing protein, with translation MRCYNVLKGLTLVLAFCASFAMAQGGNGGPGGNKNNSYTFTVNYDGGSPYYRDAQNNCKIIGQKNGVYTLTINGNEGTTVALFSDNKCQTSIYNKKISEIVAAGQTTAQITIQAGNKPTSSSAMEPAKPASSSSIKWPTPVSSSSKKGGQQPGGAQQPSGKTVIRFLTPWTNTSAILFVNGETSATMTKVKNYCGWFETSLNAPSTGLNVYFKQTIGLNYVGAEGMVNKEPTSASFISLDSIAALTDTIWIQGYKNDVPALFAKYPGVLGECPLKKFPVTVFDWLHGDKGDGANGNGASTNGVSADFGSGGCGGSNAKDDKGNGYMRGMVEPKLGANGVPVPATNFPADCKLTTHLDKWFLPEVITTKNGTDYTNMTCRDLYISMDDEGFWLAEVSSDKISEGNEKNKGGMFLVDDFQFLDEAQTIKNPYYDRLNGSGGYHNFGFAVKIQATFEYVPGQYFDFYGDDDVWVFIDNRLAVDIGGQHRQVAGAVDLDTMGLKVGETYNFHIFYVERHVSSSNFRMRTSIDLQVDASIFVTSDRKGSSTNYDIWQINKKNKLSCGYDPSNTEVDTTGGASTFRLTGGNLEEPEILGIGTHYEGLKITSDSTFSIDSAAIVDNAALAPGHYYLEISLKSDPSQTTIIEITIPSYPLPSVAFADEKWKVLGKEISGNQATIGSWAYEIYPVNVTFYEDQATVNDYNRKITVSASSPLIDIIDADGNPIAKVTLNDKAQATFYIRANGEVTNATITAKGTAAAASFWKNLSFKEPPIPRITLAKIYDRNGDGRGDSLYAKFDKSFDDSNILDSIQFTFGETFSVISSKNIKKVSGSEIIVVTEGACDTSSACGFGSRQFTGGESSTPYTGNISTWVTYKENGNSHKLKTTNDPVEDGIGPIIVKATKETLRDGNRKVTITVSEAITDDSRKEFYKQMFEYICFRSGENKQPEDPVQQGGSGKTITIVFSPSTLDAVFPTDGDQIRFVPGKYAEDFNGNVPHKNNPWVTIIGDQELTNQSPGLIAVGEDPYGIIANDEPTQPIVITDTKKDAQQIGDSLGVQGNLIDFDISKIMAEQTTKDVAKLDAYIAKITGASSADTTYEVSEKTEEEATQQLFSDIMTGDLSAGLSVEVIEAIQKGEITKDNYSSKIKGEDLEIVKELIQASIENSRDSTAIITPATVTGYDDIFQQIASGAITEKELKKAGISETLIQAIKDGVLTSSNIESYRSGEESLISENAVVLQYQTRYYDHLGSYVGGKAGTIKCTDDIYGTGGCLNSKGKLFLAWNMRDQNGRLAATGVYIARLEVKVKVNGKTTIEQTRDKLWGVRRGKTNNLTLDF